One window of the Lachancea thermotolerans CBS 6340 chromosome A complete sequence genome contains the following:
- the PHO91 gene encoding Pho91p (similar to uniprot|P27514 Saccharomyces cerevisiae YNR013C PHO91 Low-affinity phosphate transporter deletion of pho84 pho87 pho89 pho90 and pho91 causes synthetic lethality transcription independent of Pi and Pho4p activity overexpression results in vigorous growth) has protein sequence MTASLYTSNLRHVAEVSRTCLRSRACPGGYSPVGDLPVHRQIASLIKVPRASHRSLALLPHRPMKFSHSLQFNAVPEWSSRYIAYSQLKRLIYTLQKEKLYQSSVSDPELVPLHDSYEHKFLEALDKELHKIDAFFAQQETRIFASYHELKDDVAEFYAQQPLHEFLSRRSSASGASAVSEGLRPALRHAASLSDDDDDDDDDDDDDDDDDGHNNRAGNGGHANSTNNSGFRRRGNSASEMVPLVSRSTHYAGLLDPLMEDRINLKKRLVVAYTQLSELKSFIELNQTGFSKICKKFDKSLDTNVKPGYIASLSSRAHVFSPAALADIDASIGDAISMYARLLGLSTDPNQDPAAIEEAERELSLHLREHVVWERNTVWKDMMNLERQAQNFKTAAHAKRKATQKSLDDEVRMSPSPDELPNATLTDALHMTPAHYFRVLLRSPGILRFTGITAIFLLILEFVPIRDTLQKNCLSIVIYASMLWATETIPLFVTSLLVPLLIVVLPVLKDSEGNVMTSQQSSQYILSTMWSSVIMLLLGGFTLAAALSKYNVAKVVSTHVLASAGTNPKIILLTNMCVALFVSMWVSNVAAPVLCYSIIQPLLRTLPKNSSFAKSLILGIALASNIGGMASPIASPQNIFSIGMMDPQPTWGQWFIVALPVCAICTLGIWVMLLISFPVDRSLKLLQLHPIKDPFTVQQWYVTLVTIVTIVLWCMAKQLSGIFGEMGIISIIPILLLFGTGMLSSSDFNNFMWTIVVLAMGGTTLGKAVTSSGLLASIANTIKDHVQDKPIFLIVLIFGIVILVMATFVSHTVAAMIIVPLMSEIGKNLPNGDHSRLLIMIAALLCSAAMGLPTSGFPNVTAISMIDELGDRYLTVGNFITRGVPASIWSYFVITTVGYGLMKLIGY, from the coding sequence ATGACTGCGTCGCTATATACGTCGAATCTCCGTCACGTGGCAGAGGTCTCGCGCACGTGCTTgaggtcacgtgcctgCCCCGGGGGTTATTCTCCCGTCGGTGATCTTCCCGTCCACCGCCAGATCGCTTCGCTCATCAAAGTCCCGCGCGCCAGCCATCGCTCTCTAGCACTACTCCCCCACCGCCCGATGAAGTTCTCCCACTCGCTGCAGTTCAACGCTGTGCCCGAGTGGTCCTCGCGCTACATCGCGTACTCGCAGCTCAAGCGGCTCATCTACACGCTCCAGAAGGAAAAGCTCTACCAGAGCAGCGTCTCGGACCCGGAGCTCGTCCCGCTCCACGACAGCTATGAGCACAAGTTCCTCGAGGCGCTCGACAAGGAGCTCCACAAAATTGACGCCTTCTTCGCGCAGCAGGAGACGCGCATCTTCGCCAGCTACCACGAGCTGAAGGACGACGTAGCCGAGTTCTACGCGCAGCAGCCGCTGCACGAGTTCCTCAGCCGCCGCAGCAGTGCCTCCGGCGCCTCCGCCGTGTCCGAGGGCTTGCGCCCGGCGCTGCGGCACGCCGCCTCACTGTcggacgacgacgacgacgacgatgacgacgacgatgacgacgacgatgacgacggCCACAACAACCGCGCTGGCAACGGCGGCCACGCCAACAGCACGAATAACAGCGGCTTCCGCAGGCGCGGCAACTCCGCCAGCGAAATGGTACCGCTCGTGTCCCGCAGCACCCACTACGCGGGTCTCCTCGACCCGCTGATGGAGGACCGTATCAACCTCAAGAAGCGGCTTGTCGTCGCCTACACGCAGCTCTCGGagctcaagagcttcaTAGAGCTCAACCAGACCGGATTTTCCAAGATCTGTAAAAAGTTCGACAAAAGTCTTGACACCAACGTCAAGCCCGGCTACATCGCAAGCCTGTCCTCCCGCGCCCACGTGTTTAGCCCTGCCGCCCTCGCTGACATTGATGCCTCCATCGGCGACGCCATCTCCATGTACGCGCGCCTGCTGGGCCTCTCCACCGACCCCAACCAGGACCCCGCGGCCATTGAGGAGGCCGAGCGCGAGCTTTCGCTCCACCTACGCGAGCATGTCGTCTGGGAGAGGAATACGGTGTGGAAGGACATGATGAACCTCGAGCGCCAGgcccaaaacttcaagactGCCGCCCACGCGAAACGCAAGGCTACGCAAAAGTCGCTTGACGACGAGGTGCGCATGTCTCCGTCCCCCGACGAGCTGCCCAATGCCACTCTTACCGATGCGCTCCATATGACGCCAGCACACTACTTCCGTGTGCTTCTGAGGTCCCCAGGTATTCTTCGTTTCACGGGTATCACAGCGATCTTCCTGCTCATTCTCGAGTTCGTACCAATCCGCGATACGCTCCAGAAAAACTGTCTTTCCATCGTAATCTACGCCTCTATGCTCTGGGCCACTGAAACGATCCCGCTATTTGTTACTTCACTGTTGGTCCCACTCCTAATCGTTGTGCTGCCCGTTCTCAAGGACTCTGAGGGCAATGTAATGACCTCTCAGCAGTCTTCCCAGTACATTCTCTCTACTATGTGGTCGAGTGTGATTATGCTACTTCTGGGTGGTTTTACCTTGGCTGCGGCGCTCTCCAAGTACAACGTTGCTAAAGTTGTGTCTACCCATGTCCTGGCTTCTGCGGGAACAAACCCCAAAATTATCCTTCTCACAAACATGTGCGTGGCCCTGTTCGTGTCTATGTGGGTTTCTAACGTTGCGGCCCCAGTCTTGTGTTACTCTATTATTCAGCCTCTGTTACGCACGTTGCCCAAGAACAGTTCTTTTGCCAAGTCCTTGATCCTTGGCATTGCGCTTGCCTCGAACATTGGAGGGATGGCGTCGCCTATCGCTTCGCCTCAAAACATTTTCTCAATTGGAATGATGGACCCACAGCCCACTTGGGGACAGTGGTTTATTGTTGCCCTGCCAGTTTGTGCCATTTGTACCCTGGGTATATGGGTGATGTTGCTCATAAGTTTCCCCGTTGATAGAAGTCTCAAACTTTTGCAACTTCATCCCATCAAAGATCCATTCACTGTTCAGCAGTGGTACGTTACTCTCGTCACTATTGTCACTATTGTACTGTGGTGCATGGCCAAACAATTGAGTGGCATTTTTGGTGAAATGGGAATTATTTCAATCATTCCTATcctgcttctctttggaaCCGGGATGCTAAGCTCAAGCGACTTTAACAACTTCATGTGGACCATTGTTGTCTTAGCAATGGGAGGGACGACGCTTGGTAAGGCAGTCACATCCTCAGGCCTTTTGGCCTCGATCGCCAACACTATAAAGGACCATGTGCAAGACAAACCGATTTTTCTCATTGTACTCATCTTCGGAATTGTGATTCTCGTAATGGCGACGTTCGTTTCACACACCGTCGCCGCCATGATTATTGTGCCACTGATGAGCGAAATTGGAAAGAACCTGCCAAACGGAGACCACTCGAGACTGTTGATAATGATTGCCGCGCTGCTATGCTCCGCTGCCATGGGTCTTCCAACGTCAGGATTCCCTAATGTGACCGCCATTTCAATGATAGACGAATTGGGTGATAGATATCTAACGGTCGGGAACTTTATCACCCGAGGCGTGCCCGCCAGTATCTGGTCTTACTTTGTCATTACCACTGTAGGTTACGGGCTAATGAAGCTGATCGGCTATTAG
- a CDS encoding uncharacterized protein (conserved hypothetical protein): MESSENRPVDAHLVVRYAVAEDNGETGAGSAEGAAWEHGSRRGSVQGTSICVVEPWRGPGQGSTPEAAPTRRLSASMRVSDLYQCVHSRETSMSGPGALWGAGGEEVSPGTSPGTSPRTSVAQQGAGGVETRVPTAAAAPPPSRNSSLLSSSSQQSPRSRTGSQDSEALGACPGHECASHDAHGDCWIDASTPCDRHHHRRKSTAIKFRKALYEDPGT; this comes from the coding sequence ATGGAAAGCAGCGAGAACAGGCCTGTAGACGCGCATTTGGTGGTGCGGTACGCGGTGGCGGAGGACAATGGTGAGACGGGCGCAGGGTCCGCGGAGGGCGCGGCGTGGGAGCATGGATCGCGACGGGGATCGGTCCAGGGCACGTCGATCTGTGTGGTGGAGCCTTGGCGCGGACCCGGGCAGGGCTCGACGCCGGAGGCCGCGCCGACGCGGCGGCTGTCGGCGTCGATGCGGGTGAGCGATCTGTACCAGTGTGTGCACTCGAGAGAGACCTCGATGAGCGGGCCCGGGGCACTGTGGGGCGCGGGTGGCGAGGAGGTGAGTCCGGGCACGAGCCCGGGCACGAGCCCGAGAACGTCGGTCGCGCAGCAGGGAGCGGGCGGTGTGGAGACGCGGGTGCCGActgcggcggcggcgccgccgccgtcGCGAAACTCGAGCCTCTTGTCATCGTCCTCGCAGCAATCGCCGCGATCGCGCACTGGAAGCCAAGATTCTGAGGCGCTGGGCGCCTGCCCGGGACACGAGTGTGCGTCCCACGACGCGCACGGCGACTGCTGGATCGACGCCAGCACGCCTTGCGATAGACATCACCATCGGCGGAAATCAACCGCGATCAAGTTTCGCAAGGCTCTCTACGAGGATCCTGGAACCTAG
- the SMM1 gene encoding tRNA-dihydrouridine(20) synthase (NAD(+)) (similar to uniprot|P53720 Saccharomyces cerevisiae YNR015W SMM1 Dihydrouridine synthase): MVTYTGKLVLAPMVRAGELPTRLLALKYGADLVWSPEIIDKKLIQCKRQVNDKLKTIDFVAPSSNDNKPPCVVFRTFPDAERGRLIFQMGTSTPSLAVEAAMVVIKDVDGIDVNAGCPKHFSIHSGMGAALLKTPETLCSILSSLVEKVGRPHEKPISVKIRILDSEELTLNLVKKLCGTGISNLTVHCRTTPMRNRQAPIRNYVPSIYKICQANNVSLIMNGAIQSLEHFRQLRKQMDLPETIGGMMADCAEANPTVFSEAPLSWPDTARAYLDLASKFDHSVNNVKYMLSRIIPGKSKFYQYFTRCKTMEEVMYVSQQMGSDGEVLSDPTDYLAKRREHERILKQKAGDMKAKAKQKQDQTTANKDSAEAELTNSEKRREGGLEVGMGKKRAKIE, from the coding sequence ATGGTCACCTATACTGGTAAACTAGTATTGGCACCTATGGTGCGGGCCGGGGAGCTACCCACTCGGCTTCTCGCGCTGAAATACGGTGCGGATTTAGTCTGGTCGCCCGAGATCATCgacaaaaagctcattcaATGCAAACGTCAGGTCAACGATAAACTCAAAACTATCGATTTCGTTGCACCCAGCTCCAATGACAACAAGCCACCTTGTGTCGTTTTCCGGACTTTTCCAGATGCTGAGCGTGGAAGAttgatttttcaaatggGCACCTCTACACCTTCGTTGGCTGTCGAGGCCGCCATGGTGGTGATAAAAGATGTGGACGGCATAGACGTGAACGCCGGATGCCCCAAGCACTTCTCTATCCACTCGGGAATGGGTGCTGCACTGCTGAAAACGCCAGAAACCCTTTGTTCCATCCTTTCGTCGCTTGTGGAAAAAGTCGGCAGACCACATGAGAAGCCCATTAGTGTGAAGATTCGGATCCTTGATAGCGAAGAGCTCACGCTAAATCTTGTTAAAAAGCTCTGTGGAACGGGCATCTCGAATTTAACAGTGCATTGTCGGACGACGCCTATGCGGAACAGACAGGCGCCAATCAGAAATTACGTACCGTCCATTTACAAGATCTGCCAGGCAAATAACGTTAGCCTCATCATGAATGGTGCTATTCAAAGCTTGGAACACTTTCGCCAGCTCCGCAAACAGATGGATCTGCCCGAAACAATTGGCGGCATGATGGCGGACTGTGCAGAAGCAAACCCTACTGTTTTTAGCGAGGCCCCCTTGTCATGGCCTGATACCGCCAGAGCTTACCTTGACCTTGCATCCAAATTTGACCATAGCGTGAACAACGTCAAATACATGCTGAGCAGGATTATCCCTGGGAAATCAAAGTTTTACCAATATTTCACGCGTTGCAAAACTATGGAAGAGGTTATGTATGTCTCTCAGCAAATGGGAAGCGATGGCGAGGTTTTGAGTGACCCTACTGACTACTTAGCAAAGCGCCGTGAGCATGAGAGGATACTCAAACAAAAGGCGGGCGACATGAAGGCAAAAGCTAAGCAGAAGCAAGATCAAACAACAGCAAATAAGGACTCGGCTGAAGCTGAACTAACTAACTCTGAAAAAAGGCGAGAGGGTGGTTTAGAGGTTGGCATGggcaaaaaaagagcaaaaatCGAATAG
- a CDS encoding KLTH0A06006p (conserved hypothetical protein) — MIKIRAFTKKLSGGFDSPKAHKKRSVSEYDKKHESSRSARSSMRRRAISSTQNIKTELPPLPTQEYTLSTASTASQDDTLGSPARASRSGKHYIYDQEAYKKASSALAKPDPNYSILNKKNGINPTSAKDVMHYLVLHFKHTLIQQTTGESDKKMDSIKAAMEIFRPNLSHYVSHEVGETIHILESFFPLDGCSLTGDALKKEINEQIGTSKHKLILALRIIWSKLPLGVVPWESYLKFCTVESKQNFSKMCFENFLPQVLPDNDYKCCAFDFMDVLVSIISMVDLVVDKAAQMDLLFTAGQVCFVKTPELLNYIDHKDSENADCITLAKLYRARGEALYRLFVSYLNSLAEEGKIKNFYLIDNFRIDEYPPKPYRPVTQRALTLTIPQLWDPEENNFNELIRVAAKTQIRTYSSNHPFSKLENSFLDKFEENPYKIVSTLFSRSSKRYLYKFDPHFDAEYFKPLSKKYGTPSTLGPGDQQAVATWINSCKERGFNDFLSVLDDNNHGEGTLALGFSFPKVSQEESESLPPVRVSKVEISECFISSWKYETFLAKVHNTLVIKLTKRIGDCEWLVIAMDERVGNFGYVAPSKPNESAKERDWSTLSTPPLPSKNPASYHSASDSMSSVKTRPPPPSLLGEPSSSPLLDSATGVFSDRSSVRLSSRPTSDLTSVYSNVRHHTKNNSSFDQRKFSAFDVHESPLQHSSPRLSSQSEHVTKVGSHSSKVSSRVISVSSPLSEVRDDEETQPLRTEKKEATETPSVQHKSHSNKNDANESQLQQPKTGAEAAAKPEISRGLESPLKLDRVPASQGTAKVENSARVEEPLKSEQTEKVGQHAEAEKCAEAKTPVNAENPVKVEEPLKAEESLKFEKPEETEEPEKTEKPEKTGEALKANKPLKTEEPLKAEEPVKAKEVVENEEPVKATGDEKFVKAEEPSKLEKPYEVGRSAEINESVKTEEQPKIEEHAKAEEPVRGEELLKAKEFSKVKQLAQLDDEPKVETTIKSNDINENTVPLCGQSPTEKEETVQSSSPDENVEAKNALAESAANRTLHAEENYSLSKNGKNLTQLRLSKGSTDSDSSGETSSDQEISSLESAVEVPEVHGQKPGFGHSSETLTIGDNLAKNERKQKGLSESTQTTIDWAQQSEPSDSAKKPESESKADSKAEVTLQSPLAIKLKYEDSSLSVSTPVNALPPNGLPQLPMKVQNPSVASFADATVKPDSAESTMDTSETTQVQEEPKAKAKAATKNPEPYSGSIQKRNSRVVEELRKSKILSNDVLTEDLLSDLLENYDTLSTEPINSENGPTVFERVRVYFERQAANAEEAFSGSTDGDSPATRESHTESLNSKNGTWFSCNVTPPNRSGKRVKNPKNLQLHGTERAAGGPDGSGALSRTPSVAGRGLEKNGVWLELEDHPSSPAEMSSPTQAMFRHMMMKTKRSLRSLKKSSDAA; from the coding sequence ATGATCAAGATCAGAGCAttcaccaagaagctgtCTGGTGGGTTCGACAGCCCTAAGGCGCACAAGAAACGGTCGGTATCCGAGTATGACAAGAAGCATGAAAGCTCGAGATCGGCCAGATCCAGCATGCGGAGAAGAGCAATTTCTTCGACtcaaaacatcaaaacagAGCTTCCACCACTGCCCACACAGGAATACACGCTGTCGACAGCCAGCACAGCGTCGCAGGATGACACGCTAGGGTCGCCGGCACGTGCGTCGCGTTCCGGAAAGCACTACATTTACGACCAGGAGGCGTACAAGAAGGCGAGTAGCGCACTGGCCAAGCCCGACCCCAACTACAGCattttgaacaagaaaaacggCATCAATCCAACATCCGCGAAAGACGTAATGCACTACCTGGTGCTGCATTTCAAGCATACCCTCATACAGCAGACAACCGGCGAGTCAGACAAGAAAATGGATAGCATCAAAGCGGCAATGGAGATTTTTCGGCCCAATTTGTCGCACTACGTGTCACACGAGGTCGGAGAGACTATACATATCCTGGAGTCCTTTTTTCCTCTTGATGGGTGCTCGCTGACTGGCGATGCACTGAAAAAAGAGATAAATGAGCAAATTGGCACCTCCAAGCATAAACTGATTTTGGCACTCCGGATCATATGGTCCAAGCTCCCCCTAGGGGTTGTTCCGTGGGAATCCTATCTCAAGTTCTGCACTGTGGAGTCCAAgcaaaacttttcaaagatgtgCTTTGAGAACTTCCTGCCCCAAGTTCTTCCTGACAATGACTACAAGTGCTGTGCATTTGATTTCATGGACGTGCTCGTCTCAATTATATCCATGGTGGACTTGGTGGTGGACAAAGCCGCCCAGATGGACTTGCTGTTTACTGCAGGTCAGGTCTGTTTTGTGAAGACACCCGAACTTCTGAATTACATCGATCATAAGGACAGCGAAAACGCGGATTGCATCACTCTAGCCAAGCTGTACCGTGCCCGGGGTGAGGCTCTGTACCGTCTTTTCGTGTCCTACCTTAACTCCCTTGCCGAGGAAGGCAAAATAAAGAACTTCTACCTTATAGACAACTTCCGCATAGATGAATACCCTCCAAAGCCTTACAGGCCCGTCACTCAACGCGCCCTCACGCTCACTATCCCACAGCTATGGGACCCAGAAGAAAATAATTTTAATGAGCTCATACGAGTTGCGGCAAAGACGCAGATCAGAACATACTCTTCCAATCATCCGTTTTCCAAGCTGGAAAACTCTTTTCTCGACAAATTTGAGGAGAACCCTTACAAAATAGTGAGTACATTGTTCTCTCGGTCCTCGAAGCGCTATCTTTACAAATTTGATCCTCATTTCGATGCAGAGTATTTTAAGCCACTGAGTAAGAAGTACGGCACCCCTTCCACGCTTGGTCCTGGTGACCAGCAGGCCGTGGCAACCTGGATAAACTCATGCAAAGAACGAGGTTTCAACGACTTTCTATCAGTTCTTGACGACAACAACCATGGCGAAGGCACTCTAGCCCTAGGGTTCAGTTTCCCTAAAGTCAGCCAGGAAGAGTCGGAATCTCTTCCCCCAGTTCGCGTTTCCAAGGTAGAAATTTCTGAGTGCTTCATTTCGTCTTGGAAATATGAGACATTTCTAGCTAAAGTGCACAACACTTTAGTTATAAAGCTGACAAAACGCATCGGCGATTGCGAGTGGTTGGTCATAGCGATGGATGAAAGAGTTGGCAATTTCGGGTATGTGGCCCCAAGCAAGCCTAATGAGTCGGCCAAGGAACGCGACTGGTCTACGTTAAGCACGCCTCCTCTACCATCTAAAAACCCTGCGAGCTACCATTCTGCGTCTGACAGCATGTCTTCAGTCAAAACAAGACCTCCTCCTCCTAGTCTTCTGGGCGAACCATCTTCATCGCCTTTGCTGGACTCTGCGACTGGTGTATTCTCGGATCGCTCAAGTGTCAGACTTTCATCGAGGCCTACGTCAGATCTAACCTCTGTCTACTCGAATGTGAGACATCACACCAAGAATAATAGCTCATTCGACCAACGTAAATTCAGTGCATTTGATGTTCATGAGTCGCCTCTTCAGCACTCCTCCCCCCGTCTATCAAGTCAATCGGAGCATGTAACCAAGGTCGGGAGCCATTCATCGAAGGTATCTTCAAGAGTAATTTCCGTTAGCAGCCCGCTTTCTGAAGTTCGCGACGATGAGGAAACTCAACCTCTTAGAactgaaaagaaggaagcgACGGAAACCCCCTCAGTTCAGCACAAGTCGCACTCGAACAAAAACGACGCGAATGAGAGCCAGCTACAACAGCCGAAGACTGGTGccgaagctgctgcaaaGCCAGAAATCTCGAGAGGCTTAGAGAGCCCCTTGAAGCTTGACAGAGTGCCAGCAAGCCAAGGCACGGCGAAAGTCGAGAACTCTGCAAGGGTCGAAGAGCCGCTGAAGTCCGAACAAACAGAGAAGGTTGGCCAGCATGCGGAGGCTGAAAAATGCGCGGAAGCCAAAACTCCTGTCAATGCCGAAAACCCTGTTAAGGTTGAGGAACCCTTGAAGGCTGAGGAATCCTTGAAGTTCGAGAAGCCTGAGGAGACTGAAGAACCTGAGAAGACCGAAAAACCTGAGAAGACCGGGGAGGCTTTGAAGGCCAACAAGCCCTTAAAAACCGAGGAACCTTTAAAGGCCGAGGAGCCTGTGAAGGCTAAAGAAGTTGTCGAGAACGAGGAGCCTGTGAAGGCTACCGGGGACGAGAAATTTGTCAAGGCCGAGGAGCCCtccaagcttgaaaagccttATGAGGTGGGAAGGTCTGCGGAGATCAATGAATCTGTGAAGACCGAAGAACAACCTAAGATCGAAGAGCATGCGAAGGCCGAAGAACCGGTTAGAggtgaagagcttttgaaggcgAAAGAATTTTCTAAGGTCAAACAATTGGCTCAGCTTGACGATGAACCGAAAGTTGAGACTACGATAAAGAGTAACGACATCAACGAAAACACAGTGCCATTGTGCGGGCAGAGCCCAACTGAAAAGGAGGAAACGGTTCAATCCAGTAGTCCTGATGAGAACGTTGAAGCGAAAAATGCTTTGGCAGAATCAGCAGCCAACAGGACCCTTCATGCAGAAGAAAATTATAGCCTTTCGAAAAACGGAAAGAACTTGACACAGCTGAGGCTAAGCAAAGGTTCCACTGACTCTGACAGTAGTGGAGAAACATCTTCAGATCAGGAAATATCCTCTCTGGAATCAGCAGTTGAAGTACCCGAAGTCCATGGCCAGAAGCCAGGCTTCGGTCATTCCTCGGAGACGCTGACTATCGGTGACAACCTCGCAAAGAATGAAAGGAAACAAAAGGGCCTTTCCGAATCCACGCAGACCACAATTGACTGGGCTCAGCAGAGCGAACCATCTGACAGCGCCAAAAAGCCCGAGTCTGAGTCGAAGGCCGATAGTAAGGCCGAAGTCACCCTACAGTCCCCGCTAGCCATCAAACTCAAGTACGAGGATAGCTCTCTCTCCGTTTCGACACCTGTCAATGCTCTGCCACCAAACGGCCTGCCACAGCTGCCAATGAAGGTGCAGAACCCTTCTGTGGCATCTTTCGCAGATGCTACGGTTAAACCGGATTCCGCAGAATCGACGATGGACACCAGCGAAACAACCCaggttcaagaagagcCCAAGGCGAAAGCCAAGGCTGCCACAAAAAATCCTGAGCCATACTCCGGCTCCATACAGAAGAGAAACTCGCGCGTCGTCGAGGAGCTACGCAAGAGCAAGATCCTTTCGAATGACGTTTTGACGGAAGACCTACTGAGCGATCTCCTCGAGAACTACGATACCCTCAGCACGGAGCCCATAAACTCCGAAAACGGGCCCACAGTGTTCGAGAGGGTCCGCGTGTACTTTGAGCGGCAGGCCGCGAACGCGGAGGAGGCGTTCTCGGGCAGCACCGACGGAGACAGCCCTGCGACTCGCGAGTCGCACACAGAGTCGCTAAACTCAAAGAACGGGACCTGGTTCAGCTGCAACGTGACACCGCCCAACCGCTCTGGCAAGAGGGTGAAGAATCCTAAGAACCTGCAACTGCACGGAACAGAGCGGGCCGCGGGCGGGCCCGACGGGTCTGGCGCGCTGAGCCGTACGCCGAGCGTCGCAGGTCGCGGTTTGGAGAAGAACGGCGTGTggctggagctggaggacCACCCATCGTCGCCGGCGGAGATGTCGAGTCCCACACAGGCTATGTTCCGTCACATGATGATGAAAACCAAGCGGAGCCTGCGTAGCCTGAAAAAGAGCAGCGACGCAGCCTAG